One genomic window of Acidovorax radicis includes the following:
- a CDS encoding nitrate- and nitrite sensing domain-containing protein, translated as MYETVLPLSVSQLVLRSRQLEIDAVGRLARRAELVDVIGQLIQGLQRERGASGIYLASNAQRFVDMRRKIVDEVAPLEARLRDVFAEHSEPAQGATAKTLSLMAWALLGIESLPALRGQIERQAMSPHDSVAAYSHLIAGLVELVFHVADAADLPSVSRLLVALLHLVQAQEEAAQERAVGALLYATGSMSEEHQQRVLHLIDAQERSLRVFGEFAEPVLRARWEQAQLSAGVAQLERLRRTLCVAKPGAPLDSDLIDAWFDVCSGRIDALWQIQFELVKRLREDCAVRIAQAQQDLLDSRGMLHGLRNNPPPRTQSVDRFFSTSAAPGALPEPLGRAGTGVDTASLVELLRAQSSRMASMEAELEAARRTLNERKVIERAKGVLMARLGMNEEVAFRVLQKTSMDQNRRLVEVAEATLSLPDLTFALPSANRP; from the coding sequence ATGTACGAAACGGTGTTGCCCTTGTCTGTGTCCCAGCTGGTGCTGCGCTCCAGGCAGTTGGAGATTGATGCTGTTGGCCGCCTAGCCCGCCGTGCGGAGCTGGTGGATGTGATTGGTCAACTCATTCAGGGGCTGCAGCGCGAGCGCGGGGCCTCGGGCATTTATCTGGCATCCAACGCGCAACGGTTTGTGGACATGCGCCGCAAAATTGTGGACGAGGTGGCCCCCCTGGAGGCACGGCTGCGCGATGTTTTTGCCGAGCATTCCGAGCCCGCGCAAGGGGCCACGGCCAAGACGCTGTCTCTGATGGCGTGGGCGCTGCTCGGTATCGAATCGCTCCCTGCGCTGCGCGGCCAGATCGAGCGCCAGGCCATGAGTCCCCATGATTCGGTGGCTGCCTACAGCCATCTGATTGCCGGCCTGGTCGAGCTGGTGTTTCATGTGGCCGACGCGGCAGACCTGCCCAGCGTGTCGCGCCTGTTGGTGGCCTTGCTCCACCTGGTGCAGGCCCAGGAAGAGGCGGCACAGGAGCGTGCGGTGGGCGCGCTGCTGTATGCGACGGGCAGCATGAGCGAAGAGCACCAACAGCGGGTGTTGCACCTTATCGACGCCCAGGAGCGCAGCCTGCGTGTGTTCGGCGAGTTTGCAGAACCCGTGCTGCGCGCCCGTTGGGAGCAGGCGCAACTGTCCGCCGGTGTGGCGCAGCTTGAGCGTCTGCGGCGCACGCTGTGTGTGGCCAAACCAGGCGCGCCACTGGACAGTGACCTTATCGATGCCTGGTTTGACGTGTGCTCTGGCCGCATCGATGCACTGTGGCAAATTCAGTTTGAATTGGTCAAACGTCTTCGCGAAGACTGCGCGGTGCGCATCGCGCAAGCCCAGCAAGACCTGCTTGACTCGCGTGGCATGCTGCACGGCCTGCGCAACAATCCGCCGCCACGCACGCAATCGGTGGACCGATTTTTTAGTACGTCTGCCGCACCTGGGGCTTTGCCTGAGCCCTTGGGCAGGGCCGGCACAGGGGTTGACACCGCCTCGCTGGTGGAGCTCTTGAGGGCCCAGTCCAGCCGCATGGCGAGCATGGAGGCCGAACTCGAAGCCGCTCGCCGCACCCTCAACGAACGCAAGGTGATCGAGCGGGCCAAAGGTGTGCTGATGGCCCGGCTTGGCATGAATGAAGAGGTCGCGTTTCGGGTGCTGCAAAAAACCTCCATGGACCAAAATCGGCGTCTTGTGGAGGTGGCAGAGGCCACGCTGTCCCTGCCTGATCTGACGTTCGCGTTGCCATCAGCCAACCGGCCCTGA